Part of the Halanaerobiales bacterium genome, GAAAAACTCTTAAAAAGATTAAAAATGATTCCAGGTATTGTTTCTATTAGTCCTGGAGTTACAACTGAGTTAGATTATAAAAAATTAAAAAATAAATCTCTCTCATTTTTTCAAAGAGAAGTAAAAAATTATCCAACCACTTTCAAAGTGGAAACCAGAAGAGTAAATAAAGATTTTCCCAAAAATAGTATGGAGATAAGCAGAGAATTAGGAGCTCATCTGCTTGAAAATATTAATGATAATGATGAAGATAAACTAAGTGTAGATGTTCATGAACCTGAAAACAGATTAAAAATAGAAGTACGTTATGACAAAATCTATATTTATACTAGAGTTATAGATGGCCCTGGAGGTCTTCCTGTTAGTTCAAGTGGCAAAGGCATGCTGCTTTTATCTGGAGGAATTGATAGCCCGGTAGCAGGCTGGGAAGCCATGAGTAGAGGAATCTCTCTGGAAGCAATCTATTTTCATAGTTTTCCTTTTACTGGTGATAGGGCTAAAGAAAAAGTAATTGACCTTACTAAAGTTTTAAGTCAATATGGCCCAGCTATTAACTTACATATTGGCTATTTTACAAATATACAAAAGGCTATTCAAGAAAAATGTCCTGATAAATATAATATTACCATAATGAGAAGAATGATGTATAAAATGGCAGCAAAATTGGCAAAAAGAAGAGATATCAAAGCCTTAATAACTGGTGAAAGTGTAGGGCAGGTAGCAAGTCAAACTTTAGAAAGTATGTATGTTATTAATGAAGTAACTTCTATTCCTATTTTGAGACCACTTATTTCAACTGATAAAACAAAAATAGTAGAAACTGCCAAAAATATTGGCAGTTATGATATATCAATCCGGCCTTATGAGGATTGCTGTACAGTTTTTGTTCCTGATAACCCTGTAACCAAACCTAAACTAGATGAAACTTTAAAAGCAGAAAAAAATCTTGAAGTTGATAAATTGATTTCAGAAGCTCTTGAAAAAAGTGAAATGCTTAGAATAAATGAATCTAATTATTAAAATTTTCTATTTTTATTTTTTCAATTAATTCACTAATATTTTCATCTTTCATTTTGGGAATCATAATCTCCATTAATTGATAAATATATAAAAATTGATCTAATACATCTTCCTGCTGTTCCTGACCAAGATTACCAACTTCAGACATAACTTTTTCAATATTTTGTCCTGTTTTATTTAAAGAATTTATTAAAGTTTTAACTGGTTTAGAAGAAGATTTTCCATTGTTTTCATTTAGTTTTTCTGATATCTTTTTTCGTTCCCTTTTTAATAAAATAGCCGCTACTGCTTCGTCCATAGACATATGAAGATAATTATGAAATAATTTTATGATTTCTTTTGTTTCACTTCTGCTTAAATTAAATTTCAATACATTATTTAATAAAGATTTAGTCTTGGACGGGTCTCCAGTTTTATTAGCAAGCCCTCTAGCTAGAGAAATATGAGATAAACTTAAAGGAGAATCTTCTTTTATTACCTCTTTTTGATATCTTTCTTGAACTTCCAAAATAGTAAGCCATTCAGTTAGTGTGGTACGGGGCACTCCTAATTTTTTACTGGCAGCCTTTTTGGTTAAATTATTATCATCAATAAATCTTTGAATAGATTTTGCTCTTTCAATTGCATTTAAATCCTGACGTTGTAAGTTTTCTACAAGTTGTATCTGACGTAAGGTATCTTCTTTAATATCTTCAGAAAAAATCAAGGCAGCAATTTTATCTTTTTTACCATTTTCTTTAATAGCACGGTAACGACGTTCACCAGAAATTAATGAAAATTTTTCTCCATTTTTTTTGACAATAATAGGCTGGAGCTGTCCCACCTCTTTTATTGAATTAGCAAGCTGTTTTAGTCTTTCTTCATCAAATTCTTCACGGGGCTGTCCTTCATCTATTTCAATATCATTTAAAGGAATATTTTCAAATTCCATTTATTTACCTCCTCAATTTTCTTGAATTAAACAAAGATATAATGATAGAATAAATATAATAAAAGAAAAACCAGAATATATTAATATAAAGGAGTGCAAAG contains:
- a CDS encoding ParB/RepB/Spo0J family partition protein, producing MEFENIPLNDIEIDEGQPREEFDEERLKQLANSIKEVGQLQPIIVKKNGEKFSLISGERRYRAIKENGKKDKIAALIFSEDIKEDTLRQIQLVENLQRQDLNAIERAKSIQRFIDDNNLTKKAASKKLGVPRTTLTEWLTILEVQERYQKEVIKEDSPLSLSHISLARGLANKTGDPSKTKSLLNNVLKFNLSRSETKEIIKLFHNYLHMSMDEAVAAILLKRERKKISEKLNENNGKSSSKPVKTLINSLNKTGQNIEKVMSEVGNLGQEQQEDVLDQFLYIYQLMEIMIPKMKDENISELIEKIKIENFNN
- the thiI gene encoding tRNA uracil 4-sulfurtransferase ThiI, with amino-acid sequence MYDVLLIRFGEIALKGKNRSNFLHQLYTNIKRAIKPLGKHKVKKTHGRIYVYPKGNSEKLLKRLKMIPGIVSISPGVTTELDYKKLKNKSLSFFQREVKNYPTTFKVETRRVNKDFPKNSMEISRELGAHLLENINDNDEDKLSVDVHEPENRLKIEVRYDKIYIYTRVIDGPGGLPVSSSGKGMLLLSGGIDSPVAGWEAMSRGISLEAIYFHSFPFTGDRAKEKVIDLTKVLSQYGPAINLHIGYFTNIQKAIQEKCPDKYNITIMRRMMYKMAAKLAKRRDIKALITGESVGQVASQTLESMYVINEVTSIPILRPLISTDKTKIVETAKNIGSYDISIRPYEDCCTVFVPDNPVTKPKLDETLKAEKNLEVDKLISEALEKSEMLRINESNY